GATCGATATCCAAACTTGCACCCAAGGTTTGCGACCAAATCTTCAAGTTAAGAACGAGAAAGGgtccaaaagaaacaaagagtGTATTTTATTCGCCATCTACGTAGTTCTGACACCTTTTATATTGAGCTGAATGCGGATTTATGACTGATTCCCTTGATGACTCTTTGCACTTCCAACTGTTCCTTAAGTTTAGGTAAAGAAGTCAGGAGTAGAATTAACACTTCTTTTCCAATCAAATGGCCAATGGTACTGCCAATTAGCATgtcaatttgaaagcaaaccGGTGACGATTTAGCCCCTGAAGTCATTCTTGAAGTGAGTTTAGATCGAATTGAGCTCCTTCAGACTCTGTTGGCAACATAAGAAATGAACTTTATCATTGACAGAGAGTCGAGTTTCAAAGGCACAAGTCAGAATTCGGAAGCTTTCCAGCAGTCTCTTCTAACTCATAAAATATGCTCAGAGAGTTGCAATACgtttaataataaaaaagtgcaCATATATTTTCCATGCCATCCAGAGGTAATTCACTTGGACTTCTTGGGCTTGCTCCGTCGCTTGGCACTTCCTCCACGAGTGTCCGATAATCCATCAGAATCCTTTTTTGACCCGGCACCCCCTTGTCCTCCGGTCAGTGATGCCTCTCGTCGTTCTCTATCAAATATATACAAGATACAAATGAAAACGCAGGCACACACAATAATTTTCGTAGCAATTGGAAGTAGTAATAATTACTAGAACTTGCCTTTGCGTTTGCACAAAAGCCCTTGTTTTTAAGGCAGATAAGTCAAATGGAACCGCTTCATCATCCGAGTCCATGGCATCCAATACGTCATTGTCGGATTTTCCTGCAAACACCAATCCGctaatatataaataaatagatgaactaATCGACCAAGTAAGGCATTGTGGTAAAATGCTTCTGAATGAAACATAGAGGGGAGGAAATACTTTGATGAACGACCTTGATAAGAGTGTCCCATTGTGAAGGGTTCAACCTCAATTTTGAACCACGCGAAGAGGGAGAGGGACGCCAAGGCCGAGAGTTAACATTTCCGTTTCTAGTCACATGATTGTATTGTACTTGGAAACAGACTTGCCCCCAAAGTATTGTTATTTGTAATGGCAAGAATGggtaaaaaaaatgccttccCAAAGCACACTATACAGCTCATCACATATTGAGTTAACTACTCCCCATCAGGCAAAAACAGCTTTAAAAGGGTTAGCTCAATCATTCTGCATAGAGGTATGTAGTGAGCTATGAgggggcataacttttgacgtGGCCGTTGGATTGAGCGAAAATAGGAAAAACGTACGAGTAGTGTTATTGACCATGACAGGAATGGCAAATGTTCATTCTGCACCTTAGCGTCCTTGTCCATGTTACAGTGGTTCATGCCTAAACAATTAGGGATCAAACGAAGCATTGAACTTGAATGGGAGAGTTAGGGGAAGAACATACGGTAAGTAACACTGATCGTTACCAAAATCCGAGAAGTAATAAAAAAGTACACATGTCTTAAACATTTGACGTAAGCGTAAAAAATTCCTTGTTTGGACATTCTAGTTTGTCCAATATCCAAACCATGAAAACGTGAGAACTCTCTTTTCTCATGTTTTATACTATCTGCTCAAAGCAGCTCTCACCAAGTTTAAGCTTCATTCGTTTCGAACAAATATTACGCTAGGAAAATATCCCTAATCATGCAACATTcaccttttccatttttgtccCATGGAATGAAAACTTAATGACCTGTTATGTGCTTTCCTCCCATGGGAGGACAATTGCTCGGCTACATTTAGAACAATAGGAAGTTGTACCAAATATCCCAAAAACAAGCTCGGGAAACGAAAAGGGATTAAGGTGGCCATTTGTTACCCAAGATTTGTGCACTCGAAGGTGCTCGCTTGAGCACTTTCTCAGCTCCAAGCAAATGTTTGAAAGGCGCTTTAGGCATGGCTTGAACTGATGGGGACGTGCCAGATGAGCTGGTGATCGGTGGAGCCAAGGTTTTGCCacttttgaattccaaatatTGAGCAATGCCCTTCAGCTCGATGATCTTCTCGTGGACCATGTCCAAGTACATGATGACGTTGCTCTCATTGATAAACGGCCTTTCAGGCTCCTGATCCCTTGGGATGTTGGCACCCAGAAGCGAAAGAACTGGCGTGGATCCCACTTTGGAAATCAGATACAGGTCTTCTGATCCAACCTAAAAGTGCAACAAtttcaaagtggaacattAGCCTTTGACTTTTGGGGTGTGAGGGATTGATGAAAAGGAGGGAACCTTGAGTTTGGAAATGACTCCTTCCATTAGGTTGAGTTTGGTCTCTGCTGAATCGGCCTCGTGCATGGAGGTGCTCAACTTCTTCTCCATGCCCTCAAGTTGCTCTCTCTGCAGGCGCTCACGCTCGTCTCCTCGACCTTTGGCCTCCTTAATGTCGCCCTTCAACCTTGAAATCCCCTCTTGAAGAGCTTCCACCTGGAACGAAATCGGGCGGAAATTTGTCGAGTGAGAACAAGTTCCAAGCGTATAGGGTgcagagagaagaaaaaaacttagGCATTGATGTGGATTGAACCCGACGCACCTGATTGTTCATTTCGGTGACGTAGTTGAAGAGGGCGAAATTTTGATCCTCGACCTTAATGAAGTCTGCCACAATCTTATCGAGACTTGAATCCGCTCCCACGATCTTCCGGATGTTATCAAATGCATCCTTGTACTTTTGAACGTCCtccatttctttctcctcGGCTGCTTTCTTTCCTCGCTCCTTTTCATCCTCCTCCATTTGAGAGGCAAACACGCGATCgttgcttttgttgaatagaaaaTCCTTCAATTTCTCGTCATGGTCCAATGTCCTTTGGAGCTCCTAAAAGCACGAAACATTTACTGGCACATGTACCTTTTCGGTTGCTAcatattgtttttgttgagATGAAGCCATTTTCGTTTCGTATTGGTAGACAATGTTTGACTCGAGAcacaaaactattttgaaaagCCGAAGCAAGGATGGCTTGGAGAAGGctcaaaaaggtcatttttacAAAGTAGTTCTGAAAAAATCTAGACATTTGAGGTTACATCCGAGGAAAATATTGtctcatattttcaaataagggTTATTGGGTTGACATCCAATCTCCGTTCACCGGATTCAAATGGAGAGATTGAATGTCCATGTCTTCTCAGATATCTCATATAACTTCCAGTTCTAAAAATGCCAAGCCCCTTTTCGCGCTGGCTAGATGAAAATGTCAGTTTATTTGGAAAGGGAAAAAGTGCGAATGGTTCCCATTTCTTGATCAACCCAGccatctttcattttcataggaAGGCCATGTTGTCTTCTTGGGAAAGGCTGCATCATAACACCCAACCGAAACACCTTCAGTAAATCATCTCTTGTCTGTCATTCCATTGCGTTCGCTTCACTGAAGTGACAAAGGGAGAAAGAAGGCTCTCTCGCCCTTGACAAGATTTATGTTGCACCATAAGCTTTGGACTGGAGGATATTCAGCCAAAAGGCCACTCCGATTCTGGAGGCATGGGCCATCGATTTTGGATTAAACCATTAAATCTACAAACTAGTAGTACATGACAGAATTttaccttcaattctgctGCATATTGCTGAGCATCCTTTTCGTTCCTCTCTTGGAGAGCCTGAATCTTAGATTGGCATTCATCACGCTGATCGAATGCTTGAATAGCTAATTCTGTGATGTCAGCAATCGTCTTCTTGTTCACAGCTATTTTTTTCTGGAGTCGACTAATCATTTCGTTGAATGTGGAGCGCTCTTGGACCTGAACGAGGGACACATCAAACCGTTGAGCAAGTAAGTAATCATAGCATTTTCTTCTCTCACCAAATGGTCAATCTCTTTCCTGATCACGCTATTTTGAGATAAGGTAGCGTTGAAGTTGATCATGACACCATCTAGGCGATTTTCGAGGAGAGTGATTCTTTGAGAGACATCTCGTTTCTCTCGCGACACATTGGTTCCAGGCTTGGAAGTCTTTGGAATTAGTTTGGCAGATTTCAAGTGATTGCCAATTTGACGTTCGATCCGTCGAATCTCGGTATCCAAATCCTTCGTGACCGTCTTTTCGGATTTCATGGCATTGATCAAAGTCTCCTGGAGAAACGTGAGCATCGAGGTAAGGTAATGCTATGTAGCATGAACATATGTACAGTGCATTAAAGATGCCTAATctatattaagcatctttacaATACATGAAAGATGTGCACCTGCTCTTCCGCAAGTCTGGCTACTTTGGCGGCGTTCTCTCCATCCTTTTTGCTGTTGCGTTTAGAAGCCGCAGTTTTGTGGCATTGGCGTAACTCATCTCTTTCAGCCTCCAGGTCTTCCATGgtctttctttgtcttctcAAAGCTTTGGTAGCTTCTTCCAAATAAGCTTCTTTGTCTCCCTCCATCACCTGAGAAGCAtcaaagaggaggaagaataATGAGCAACATTTTAGCAAGCATTGGCAAGAATGGTagtgcaacaaaaaaaatcacgtaGTATTTGATTTTGTAAAACTGCATGCTATGTTCAGTCACCCTGTATTGTCTGGTGAGCCGGAGAAGCTCTTGCTCGGCCATGAGATCTAGCTCCAGgtccttttcttcctcattctTGTCATTTTCGTCACCTGCCATTGCGCTTGGGAGGTTTTACAATAACTGGGATCACTTTATTCTAGAACTTGTTATATTCTTGTTTGATATTGATCACACAAATGGAAAGGAAACCTTCGAGGAAAAATTTGTATCGAAGGTAATCCATAACATTTGGCTGTTTTTATGTATTGAGCACTATcggaaaaggaacaaatgtCTTCTGTTGATTTCAATCCATGAGGCATATCCCAAGTTAATGGTTTGAAAGGAATTCAAGAAACTTCAAAATACAAGATTGTTACCTCCACGGAAGAAAATGACCACGAGCTTCAAAACCTCTCACTTCCAACGGCTCTTCCGAAGACGATAAAATGTCTCCCAAATCCAACGCAACCTACAATTTGCATTGGCCGATAGAAAATAAGAATGTCATCACAAAAATACAAGTGCACCCGTTTTGTACGAATTGCTTGTGTCtatatatttttgaattatCCGCTCTAAATTCAACCGGTAAAGAAAGTGGCACTTGGGTTAATCAGGCGGTATGCAGAAAAGAGGTTATAGATATGTCGAGTTGTCATGTTCCAGCCACTCTTgtaaaggagagagagaggccttAGACACGAGGAAGGGAGAGCCCAAAGGAGCCAAACTAGACGACGGACCCAACACCCAACATGCATTCAAACACCTCATTAAAGTCAGTCGCTCCGACCAAAGGCCAACATTTTCTGGCGATCTTCCCAAACGAgctttttaaccttttttggtTTCCACAAAAAGGGGatcctttttctttggaaCGAGGAGGgaggaaatgaaacaagatGTTCCATCGAGCTTCCGCTCAAGACATGGAAAGACATTGGGTATGGTTGACTGATTTGGTGGGTGAGTAGGAGGAACAAGGAAATCACAACgaactctttctttctcatttgGGCTCTGTTACCGAACCGGAGCAAAACCTTGTCCGTGTTCCAAGGTCCAACCATTGATGAATCTTTTTGATCCGTTCCGCTGGAAGCAAATTACTTGAGGGTCATTGGAAGTTAATGAGTTTcatgtcatcaaatttgaaaagacttCGCTCAATCCCCTCCAATGACAGAATGACTAGTTCTTGTTCCACCTTGcaagaggaaggaaaaaagtcCAAGGTCCCAAGACGGCCAAAGTTCGACAGGTTCCACGATGTTGCTATTCGTGTTCAAATAGTCCATGGTTGCATTTCCTCAATGGAAGCTACCAGAAGAAACCAAACTGACCCCATACATAGTATGTCATTGCAGTTTTTTGAGTTACACTATATTAAAGGCTGGGACGCAGTTTGTTTGCGCAACATAcatctcctttaaaaatcagacacTTCGTGTCATGTTTCCATGGGGTGTCGGTAAAAGGGCGGGAGATGGATGAAAAATTTGGCCTGCTACCATtttaagaaacttgaaaacggTGTAATCTTATCTCTAACATATAATGAAACTTAATCTTAATATCAAAACTGTTGTGTAACAAGTACACACAGACATTACCAATATGTTGTTGATGAACTCAGATATCTTTCTATCATGCAATATCAAGGATATAGGTACAAGATTCTGGTCTGGCTGATTGGTCTgagaggcagcgtgaacaatGCAAAAGATCTTCTTCTTAGGTTTGTATGTTTGCtaaaaagtcagatggcacTTTCCCGCTTTGTCGTTACAACCAACATTAGTTATTGCCTCACCTTTGGAAATGACCGtaggtttgcccatttaagctgtccAAATAGCATattatgctgtaatttaaaaactacaaagaagcttgaattTAATAAGCGTGGGATCAAACAAGATTTCGCAAATCggagagcagatgctctaccaatacagtACCACAGCTAGCCTCGCCTCCATAGAGGCCTGTATTTAAAGCTCGCACCTCGAAGTGAAGTGCTTGGgcgttaaccggtatgaaaaaaCACTAGCCCAAGTGGTAAGTAAAAACTCATTCTGGGTGACGTTCAAGCCTTAACTCAAGGGTAGaagagtttaaaaaaactcgcctcaggtATAGTAGGTTCAAATTATGGTGCTGAGAGTTATTATgacaaaattttctttttcattgactattgcttgatttggaaggcaaaaatagcatTTAAAGCCATCCAGACCGAGTCAGTGCCTGtgttttgacaagtctatTTGCAAATGCTTGTGCATATTGAGCTGATTTAATTTGCTGTCGATAAAGACCATCTTtagatgcaaattttggcagGGCTTAATGATTaactaaacaaaaaaaatctcctgAAACGGATGAAATTGCTGAAAAAAGCAAATCTTGCTGATAGAATTGTGAAAATTGTGGAGCAATAAATTTACAGAAAAGCATCCTGCAAATTTCAACCGGCCAGACTCATTACTGTGTTCATGGGATGCATCCATAAACTTTTAGTGATGAATCAAGCAGTGACGTTTCTCTTATCGGATAATGGATACCTCAGGATCCCGAGCTATCTTTAATTAAGAACCAGGTTtgtatttttattcaaatgataaCCAAAGGCATTTCAACGAAGCATTTAGCAAAGAAGGAACTGGCAAGTTATTCATAAAAAACAGTCTCAATTTACTAATTCTGAAGTGACGAATCCATAAGTTTGGATTGAAAAGGGAGCTAACACATGACAGGTTAGCTAAAAATTCGTTGGAAAGCAAGAAGGTAtgccaaaaacatgaaaaggctggaaagtttccattttttgacgaaGCTATAAAAGTCTCAACACCAAAGTTTCATAGTTGAGCTCTCCAAAAAAAACCctcgttcttaaaaatggaaacacTTATCCATTCAGTAGTTCTGGGGCCAAACAAATATGTGATGTGAAGGTCCTCGAGAAATAATCCAGCCTTGAGTGTTCTTATTGACGCTCTGGACATTTGATATAAGGGCTAACATATCCCATGGCCTTTGCCCGCGAAACACGACTCTTCGAAGTGACATTTCTTTATCTAACACCTCATCCTTTTTGGTCTCTTGGCTCGAAAAAGTTCTTTCCTGGGGATGCTCGCTCAGAATACGGAGACACGACAAGTTCTTGTCTGGAAGCCATCACTTTGCCTATATTTATTGGAATAGCTCGGGTTTGCACGTCCAACTGGCCAAGGTTTCTGACAACTCCAACCAGCATCATCACTATCAACCACTTGGCCCGTGTTCCACGTTCCACGTTAGTCTCTAAATGTCCGTCACTTGAGCCTCTCGTTCGTgcgttcgtttgttcgttccaGCTCAAATTCTGCGAGATCCCGATCCCGAGGACCacgaagaacaagaaagaagGCTACAAGGCTGAGCTGAAGGCAGCGAGCGACTCAGAGAAGCACGACAAGCAGATCCGAGCTTGCCTCAGTCAAACTCGGTTCGTGGAGTCGATTGGAACAGGAACGGGAACAGAGCATCATCCGTTGTGGAACCATTCGAAAGGGAACCAAACTTTTTGTCCTCATTGCTTTCAGACCGAATCGATTCTAGCTTGAAGAGAAACGACGACTGCACAAGTGAAAGTTTGTTCTTCCATTTCAATCGGCATTTTATCCAAAGGTCGAAGGTAAGGCCAACAATAACTTGCTTATTATTGAACACTCGAACCATGACATTTCTGAATGTCCATTTATGGACCACGCTAACTTTGTCAAAGAGTAGAATGCAAATAAATCGGTAGATTGCCGCACAACCAGGACCAAATTTAGTCAGTGAGATCGAAAGTATGTATCGGAGATGCAAGCAGGTTTTCCACTCACACCTTACGGAGAAGATCACCTTTTGTTGGATATGTAAGGAAACTAATCAGGCAATCCCAACTTTTGACGTGCCAAAAGTTTCAACAACCCTCAAGGCAGATTGAATTGGAAACGAAGAGCACAAGGAGCTCAGTCCTGCTCATTTTGTATCAACTTATGCTCATTCCACCGAGCTCACGGAATGGCAACGTGTTCTGAAGGTCGGTCTGTTGGATGGGAGGACCTGAGAGGAATCTTTGGGGTAATCTGGTGTGAGTTTAAATGTCGTTACTTTATCCCTGAATGAACTTTGCTCCAGCCTTTCGAGTGAGGGGGAACACAGACcaagtgaaagagagagatagagacaTCCAGAGCCACAGCCTCTCGCTTGTCTTGACTCTCCTTAAGTTTTTGGGATGGAATAGTCGGAAAATTTGCTACCCAAATGGGCTTTTTTCTTTCCGGCATTTTGTCTTGTTTGCCCTCAGGGGCctgctttgaaaaagagaCCTCCTCCACCTcgcttcaaaagtttcaacAGCACTTGTGACGAAGAAACCCACTCACTCGCTTTTGAAGGTGTTTTAccggagagagaaaaaaaaatcccaattaTGAGTTCGAACCTAgaaccttttttctttgttgtggGCTCTCTAATCTATAAGGCGAGAAAGTCTCTTGAGCCTTTAGAGctttatttgtttcaaaatcgaCAGTTGCTATCGTGCACTAGTGTTCCAGTCccttttttgttgctgttttCTTTCCGTCTAAAATCCCCTCTTTTCACCGACGAAACTTGGGGGCCACAGCTTGGACCAGTAAGGTGGAACATTGGAACCCTCTTGGAAATCTTCTCACTGGACGTATGTGAACAGCTTTGCGATTTCAATACCATCCCAAGACACCTTTGCTCATCCAGTAGAAAGCGAACCGGCCAAACTGGCCCATTATTTCCTGTGTCTTGCACCAAAAGCGGCAACCCTGGATGCTATGGCATCTGGGTAAAGAGTGTGATATAACAAGCTCTCAGAGAACATGCCTTTATCTTCCAAGAATTTATGGTTATTTGGACTGGGTGGTGGTCTGGTGTTGGGCTGTTTTGCAACCAATATCACCCAATAGAGCAACTCTGTGGCTCGTTTCTACTTCAACCCTTTCTGGCCAGAAATGGGATCGATCAGTGTTCGTTCCTTGATCAAAAACCGACCGTGTGTGTGAAAGCTTTGCTTCATCATCTTTGCCTTTGCACAACAATGTATGCCTGAATGTTGTTGCTACACATACTATCCAAGGTCCAAGTCTTGCTTGTGATGTAATTTCATTGAAGCTGTCCTTTActcttgtttgctttgaagcAATTTCGCTTTGTTTCCACGGGATAAAGTGAGCTGGAAAAAGGAAGggtgaagaaaagaaaaaagggagataTCCTCGCATTTGCCCAGAGGGTCCTTCGACAAAAGCCTCTCAGATACTTGAGTCCTATCAAGTACCATGGAGTCTTATTAAACTTGAAAGCATTTCATTTGAGAGTTTTTGCCTCAGCCTTATCTGAGACCATGTCCAGAAATGATCGACGTCAAGTTCCATGAAGAACTAGCGGTTGTCTGAAGACAGCAGACCGTAAAGCCCACCCGTTCTGAATGGCTCAATGAGGACCTTAGAAATGCTATTAAGTCACTTTGGCCAACGTCAGAGGCTCCATAAAGAAAAGAATAACGAAGTAACAAGCTCAATGAGGAGAAGATATGACCTTTTATCCGTATGTTTATTTTTCAACAACACAAGACACATTTCAGAGGAAACAAAGAGGTCTGTTTTTTGCTCCCTGACACACACTTAAACATAAAAAGAGCAACGGGAAATAACCTTTAAGATGGAAAAAAGTCTCCTTTTCTCTCCATAAGCTGGCTTGCTTGGTGAAGAAGCTCACTTTTGATCGTCAAAGCCAACGATGATGCCAATTTTTTGATCCACCTAAAGCCAACATTTTATAAAGATTTCATATCTTCTCCATAACAACAGCTGTTACACACCTTGCTTTTTAAAACTGTTGACCAAGAATAGCATTTGAGAGTGGCAAAGACATTCAATTAGTGTGACAGATAATTGCTTTTaatgtatttcatttttgattttgagttacaaagatttattttttgcattaGGAAGTCATCCAAACCCAAACAAATCACTCATCAGACTGGTTCTATTGGATCATTTGACTCCAATCTCGTCGAAGtaattttggacttgatccAAACTTAAGATCTTTTCATGTTCAGGTGTTCTATCAATACCTATATCAAAGGTCTGAAACTGAAGGGCCTCCTGGCTCCCTCCCAACTAACAACCAGAAGTGTTCCGCTTCTTCCCGATTCGTTTTGCTCACTCAGGCTTTTTCCAAGGCATCTCTACCTTGCATGTTGACTCGTCACATgtctttgttccaaaagccCTGTCGTCGTTTCTGTTAGATGCTGATTTTCTGTACGTCCTTTATTGACAAGGTGCGAAGTTGAGGGCGGAACACGTTAACGATTCATGTCTTCCCCTCGCTTGTACCTTCTATTCATCGGGTGAGAGTATGTAGGAGGCTAGGCGGCTCTAGATGGAGTGTAAAATGTAATCATACACTGGAAATGACTCGAGATGGGACGACCCCATTTCATTGATAAAGTAGGGAACATGAAGGCTTTTGGGAATACAAAGCAcccttttcaagaaaagagtgAGGTAACTACGGCCTTGTGTGCCGTAATCAAAGGACAAAGCCTAAGCAGTATCAACCTCGTTTGCCCCCTAATGCGACCAaggtggtggcggtggcggtggAGGCCTTGCCCGAAAAGTTTGGCGTCAACAAGTAATTTCTTGGATGCCACTTtacttttccatttgttcaagGATGTCTTTCTTCCAATCGCTCCAAATAACTTGACCAGCAGCATCTTGCTCCTCTCAAAAGTAATCGGTAATCTGTGTTCACCCAAAAAGTAATCAGGTGTACAGTagatttgtctattgtaaaTGCCTTCAAGTATGTCTGCAATGGCACAGGTAGTAAGTAGCATTGTACGAGTAGGTAGTTTTCGCTTATGGCTCTTGAGTAAACCTTGAGGCTTTTACTCGTGCTTGTTCAAAGCATCAGAGAAGGTTGCCTCAACACttggattgtttttcttgagtTTCCTCAGTCAGATGGGGGATCTTCTTTCCCTCAAAAGTAGTGAAAGTTGTGGCAACAAAGAAAACGGAAAGTGGTAAAGTGAAGGAGAAAACTTTTAGTCTCTCTGGGGCTCAGTTTTCTGTGACCAGACAAGCTTGGACTTGTCCACTATAATTACACAGATACTCCTTTGCAACCAACGACATGTCCCAGATAATAATTGTCTCTTAGAcaatggcaacaaaaaagCCAATGCCATTCAATACGTCCAGATACATGTACCCTCGTTTGGGTTGATTCAAATGGTGGAGATAGAAATTTATACTTGTCTCTTCGGTGGATATCGTCAACTGATCGTGTTCATTAACATTCAGGAAGGACAATTGCTACAAAAGGAGATCCAATCCTTGGATCTCTCCTTCACCACGCCTCAACCGTGTTATCTTTCGTTCCCGCAAAAGCGCATGGACACCTAATAAAACTAATAGGAAGTTTCTCCCCTCCAAGAAACGCAGTTACTACCCTTTTCCTATTGGCGCTTACCCAAAATACCCTCCATGAGGGTTCCAAATGGAGTTGCTCGCTCAACTTGGAACACGGTTTTGTCGGTGCTGGTTATTGTGCTTCTTTTCACAtggttccatgttccatcAACAGTGCTTTTGGGTCAATGGCAGTGTGAGCTCGTTGGCCGCCACTAGCCCGTGCTAGTTTTGTGCAAGTCCAGAGCAGTTCAAGGGAGATTGGGGTACCCGATTTCGTCGAGTAATGAGCTTGGTGATAAGATATGTTCCAATTACTTCACAGCGCTTTGGCAGCAATCCAATCCCGGATTTGGTAGTATAATCATTAGTTGAGGTccctgaaacaaaaatgagaaatgtaCTCACACCCATTGCGAGTGAGAGTGGTTGCTTGGTATTCAGAGATCTTCGCTCCATTTCCCAACCCGATCATCATCACGGTTTGCATGCGGGTCAATCACTTGGTGATCAAAGAATCCTCCTCTCTTTTCACCATACATatccctcactcactcatgcTCCATTCTCAACACCTACGTTTCTTCACACTCTCAGCCACTGAAAGGAAAATCACGAGAGCCTCCACCAAATGGAAGGAAGTACCAATATTCCCCAAGGAAGACGGAG
This Tigriopus californicus strain San Diego chromosome 7, Tcal_SD_v2.1, whole genome shotgun sequence DNA region includes the following protein-coding sequences:
- the LOC131883432 gene encoding coiled-coil domain-containing protein 63-like, which produces MAGDENDKNEEEKDLELDLMAEQELLRLTRQYRVMEGDKEAYLEEATKALRRQRKTMEDLEAERDELRQCHKTAASKRNSKKDGENAAKVARLAEEQETLINAMKSEKTVTKDLDTEIRRIERQIGNHLKSAKLIPKTSKPGTNVSREKRDVSQRITLLENRLDGVMINFNATLSQNSVIRKEIDHLVQERSTFNEMISRLQKKIAVNKKTIADITELAIQAFDQRDECQSKIQALQERNEKDAQQYAAELKELQRTLDHDEKLKDFLFNKSNDRVFASQMEEDEKERGKKAAEEKEMEDVQKYKDAFDNIRKIVGADSSLDKIVADFIKVEDQNFALFNYVTEMNNQVEALQEGISRLKGDIKEAKGRGDERERLQREQLEGMEKKLSTSMHEADSAETKLNLMEGVISKLKVGSEDLYLISKVGSTPVLSLLGANIPRDQEPERPFINESNVIMYLDMVHEKIIELKGIAQYLEFKSGKTLAPPITSSSGTSPSVQAMPKAPFKHLLGAEKVLKRAPSSAQILGKSDNDVLDAMDSDDEAVPFDLSALKTRAFVQTQRERREASLTGGQGGAGSKKDSDGLSDTRGGSAKRRSKPKKSK